A portion of the Hydrogenimonas thermophila genome contains these proteins:
- a CDS encoding pyruvate flavodoxin oxidoreductase subunit gamma: MLEIRWHSRAGQGAVTGAKGLADVVSRTGKHVQAFAFYGSAKRGAAMTAYNRVDDEVILNHEKFMHPDYVLVIDPGLTYTADITANEKDATKYIITTHLSKEELLESQPKLKGRDVYVVDCMQISLDTIGRAIPNTPMLGALMKVSGMFDLDYFQNAMKSVLAKFPQKIIDANMAAIENAYNSVK; the protein is encoded by the coding sequence ATGTTGGAAATTCGCTGGCACTCTCGTGCAGGGCAGGGTGCGGTTACAGGTGCTAAAGGTTTGGCGGATGTTGTTTCGCGAACTGGTAAGCATGTACAAGCCTTTGCTTTTTATGGATCAGCAAAACGTGGTGCGGCTATGACTGCTTATAATAGGGTTGATGATGAAGTAATTTTGAATCATGAAAAATTTATGCATCCAGATTATGTACTTGTAATTGACCCAGGATTAACATATACTGCAGATATTACAGCAAATGAGAAAGATGCAACTAAATATATTATTACAACGCATCTTAGTAAAGAGGAATTGCTTGAAAGTCAGCCAAAATTAAAAGGCAGAGATGTATATGTTGTTGACTGTATGCAAATTTCACTTGACACGATTGGTCGGGCTATCCCTAATACACCTATGCTTGGTGCTTTAATGAAAGTCTCTGGTATGTTTGATTTGGACTATTTCCAAAATGCAATGAAGAGTGTTTTGGCAAAATTCCCGCAAAAGATTATCGATGCCAATATGGCTGCGATAGAGAATGCGTATAATTCAGTTAAGTAA
- a CDS encoding 2-oxoacid:ferredoxin oxidoreductase subunit alpha, which produces MAEKMELNEVEVWDGNMAASQALRQAQIDVVAAYPITPSTPIVQNYSSFLANGYIDGEFVMVESEHAAMSGCVGAAAAGGRVATATSSQGFALMSEVLYQASGMRLPIVLAVVNRALAAPLNVNGDHSDMYLGRDSGWIQLDAYNSQQAYDLTLMAFRIGEDHEIRLPVMVHQDGFITSHTAENVHPLSDDEAYEFVGEYKPMNAMLDLSKPVTYGVQTEEDWHFEHKARQHADLMTKVFGKVEEVFDAFEKKTGRKYNIVEEYLMEDAEVAIVALGTTVETATMVANMMREEGIKAGVVSPRLIRPWPYEQIKKALSKVKAVACLDRSSPNGALGMLYNEVTASLYQGENHPVISNYIYGLGGRDFTIDHAKEIYKELDANAKEGKLTTPLQQFVGLRGPKLSFY; this is translated from the coding sequence ATGGCTGAAAAAATGGAATTAAATGAAGTAGAGGTATGGGACGGTAATATGGCTGCAAGCCAGGCTTTGCGCCAGGCTCAGATTGATGTTGTTGCAGCATATCCAATTACACCATCTACGCCAATAGTACAGAACTATAGTTCGTTCTTAGCTAACGGTTATATTGATGGTGAATTTGTTATGGTTGAATCTGAACATGCTGCTATGAGTGGGTGTGTTGGTGCCGCTGCTGCAGGTGGACGTGTTGCTACTGCTACAAGTTCGCAAGGTTTTGCATTAATGTCAGAGGTTCTTTATCAAGCAAGTGGTATGCGTCTTCCAATTGTTTTGGCAGTTGTAAACCGTGCATTGGCTGCACCTTTGAATGTTAATGGTGACCATTCAGATATGTATCTTGGTCGTGATAGTGGATGGATTCAACTTGATGCTTACAATTCACAGCAAGCATATGATTTGACTTTAATGGCATTTAGAATAGGTGAAGATCATGAAATCCGCTTGCCTGTTATGGTTCATCAGGATGGATTCATTACTTCACATACTGCTGAAAATGTACATCCTTTGAGTGATGACGAAGCATATGAATTTGTTGGTGAATATAAACCAATGAATGCAATGCTTGATCTTTCAAAGCCTGTAACATATGGCGTACAAACAGAAGAAGATTGGCACTTTGAGCATAAAGCACGCCAGCATGCAGACTTGATGACAAAAGTATTTGGAAAAGTTGAAGAAGTTTTCGATGCTTTTGAAAAGAAGACAGGTCGAAAATATAACATTGTTGAAGAGTATTTGATGGAAGATGCTGAAGTAGCTATAGTTGCTCTTGGTACAACTGTTGAGACTGCAACAATGGTTGCAAATATGATGAGAGAAGAGGGGATTAAAGCAGGTGTTGTCTCTCCACGCTTAATTCGACCTTGGCCATATGAGCAGATTAAAAAAGCTCTTTCAAAAGTTAAAGCAGTTGCTTGTCTTGACAGAAGTAGTCCAAACGGTGCACTTGGTATGCTTTATAATGAAGTAACAGCATCTTTATATCAGGGTGAAAACCATCCAGTTATTTCTAACTATATTTATGGTCTTGGCGGACGTGACTTTACAATTGATCATGCAAAAGAGATTTATAAAGAGTTGGATGCCAATGCAAAAGAAGGTAAACTAACAACACCATTACAGCAGTTTGTAGGGCTTCGTGGTCCTAAATTGTCGTTTTATTAA
- a CDS encoding HAD family hydrolase: protein MKTIILFDLDGTLIDSTKAILESFSVAFESFNKPVPDQEKIKSLIGYPLDVMFISLGIEEEIADNFVQEYKKHYRKISCQKTILLPSAESAVKKASEFARLGIVTTKTGRYSRELLEHLNLMQYFEILIGREDVINPKPHPEPILKALEYMNVKDETCWMIGDTLLDVQSAKSANITPIALTCGYGKKEELCDSCEHIVENVFSAIEIIDEKKA from the coding sequence ATGAAAACGATCATACTTTTTGATTTAGATGGTACATTAATTGACTCTACTAAGGCAATTTTAGAAAGTTTTTCAGTTGCTTTTGAATCTTTTAATAAGCCAGTCCCAGATCAGGAAAAGATTAAATCTTTAATAGGCTACCCTCTTGATGTAATGTTTATTAGCCTTGGAATAGAAGAGGAAATTGCAGACAATTTTGTACAAGAGTATAAGAAGCATTACAGGAAAATTAGTTGCCAAAAAACCATCTTACTTCCAAGTGCTGAAAGTGCTGTAAAAAAGGCATCAGAGTTTGCACGTTTAGGAATAGTTACTACTAAGACAGGTCGCTATTCAAGGGAGTTGCTGGAACATTTAAACCTTATGCAATATTTTGAAATACTAATAGGTCGAGAAGATGTAATCAATCCAAAACCTCACCCGGAACCTATTTTGAAAGCATTGGAATATATGAATGTTAAAGATGAAACTTGTTGGATGATAGGTGATACTCTTTTGGATGTTCAATCTGCAAAATCTGCAAATATTACTCCTATTGCTTTAACCTGTGGCTATGGAAAAAAAGAAGAATTATGTGATTCTTGTGAACACATTGTTGAAAATGTATTCAGTGCAATTGAAATCATTGATGAAAAAAAAGCTTGA
- a CDS encoding peptide-binding protein — protein sequence MIRLIFLLIPLFSFSSTLHLSIGANPSRINPLLATDSASGEITNWIFNGLVKFDKDANIVGDLASSYYFKDETHLIFKLRKNVVWHDGHPFTSEDVVFTYELSQSPKIFTPYSSDFRYVESVRAIDQYSVEVTYKTPYYKAVSIWMIGILPKHLWKNEKDPMTSKLNREPIGTGPYKLQSISNSGDIVLTANEDYFEHVPNIEKIHYHFIPDPSTQFMMFKAHKLDIGSLSPLQIEKQIDKEFKEHYRVVRLPGHGYTYLGFNLTLDKFKDKRVREAIDLAIDKEQIIKILFFSYGQICYGPFMPGTFAYPKTPQKSEFNLKKAKELLKEAGYDKSHPLEFTISTNANNSTRLYAAQIIQYQLSKVGIKVKIRAMEWQAFLNTVVTPRRFEVILLGWSLGLIPDAYALWHSESDKPGGFNLVGYKNPIVDKLIKEAEKRTNMAEVGKLYRKMFKIIASDRPYIFLYIPDSITVVNRKITPIIPSVTGIMHNQINWIKP from the coding sequence ATGATACGGTTAATATTTTTATTAATACCTCTCTTTTCATTTTCGTCTACTCTTCATCTTAGTATTGGAGCAAATCCAAGTAGAATTAATCCTCTGCTGGCTACAGACAGTGCCAGTGGTGAGATAACAAACTGGATATTTAATGGTCTTGTAAAGTTTGATAAAGATGCTAACATTGTTGGAGATCTTGCCAGTTCTTATTATTTTAAGGATGAAACTCATCTAATATTCAAACTTAGAAAAAATGTAGTTTGGCATGATGGGCATCCTTTTACATCAGAAGATGTTGTATTTACTTATGAGCTATCACAGTCACCAAAGATTTTTACTCCTTATAGCAGTGATTTTAGGTATGTAGAGTCAGTTCGCGCTATAGATCAATATAGTGTAGAAGTAACATACAAAACTCCTTATTACAAGGCTGTATCAATTTGGATGATTGGTATTTTGCCTAAACATTTGTGGAAAAATGAAAAAGATCCAATGACATCAAAGTTAAATAGAGAGCCGATAGGTACTGGTCCATACAAGCTTCAAAGCATTTCTAATTCTGGTGATATTGTTTTAACTGCCAATGAAGACTATTTTGAACATGTACCGAATATAGAAAAAATTCACTATCACTTTATTCCAGACCCTTCTACACAATTTATGATGTTTAAGGCACATAAACTTGATATTGGATCATTATCTCCACTACAGATTGAAAAACAGATTGACAAAGAGTTTAAAGAGCATTATAGAGTAGTTCGCTTACCAGGTCACGGATATACTTATTTAGGATTTAATTTAACTCTTGATAAGTTCAAAGATAAGCGAGTAAGAGAAGCTATAGACTTAGCAATTGATAAAGAACAGATAATAAAAATACTCTTTTTCTCTTATGGACAAATCTGTTATGGTCCTTTTATGCCAGGTACATTTGCTTATCCAAAAACTCCTCAAAAGAGTGAGTTTAATCTAAAAAAAGCAAAAGAGCTTCTTAAAGAGGCTGGGTATGACAAAAGTCACCCTTTGGAGTTTACAATATCAACAAATGCAAATAACAGTACAAGACTCTATGCTGCTCAGATTATTCAGTACCAATTAAGCAAAGTTGGCATAAAGGTAAAAATAAGAGCAATGGAGTGGCAGGCTTTTTTGAATACTGTAGTAACTCCAAGACGATTTGAAGTTATTTTACTAGGATGGAGTTTAGGGCTTATACCTGATGCCTATGCTCTTTGGCACTCAGAATCTGATAAGCCAGGCGGTTTCAATCTTGTTGGATACAAAAACCCAATAGTAGACAAGCTTATTAAAGAAGCAGAAAAGAGAACTAATATGGCTGAAGTTGGAAAGCTTTACCGTAAAATGTTTAAGATAATTGCTAGTGATAGACCTTATATATTTTTATACATACCTGACTCTATAACTGTAGTAAATCGTAAAATCACCCCAATTATTCCTTCTGTTACAGGTATTATGCATAATCAAATTAATTGGATTAAACCATGA
- the rpsI gene encoding 30S ribosomal protein S9: MANVYATGKRKTSVAKVWLKPGSGKMTINGMGLDEWLGGHEAIKRKVMQPLLLTKQEASVDIVAQTLGGGYSAQADALKHGISKALVAYDEEFRKILKPHGLLTRDSRVVERKKYGKHKARRSPQFSKR, encoded by the coding sequence ATGGCAAACGTTTATGCAACCGGAAAACGAAAAACATCTGTCGCAAAGGTTTGGTTGAAGCCTGGTAGCGGAAAGATGACAATTAACGGTATGGGCCTTGATGAGTGGCTAGGCGGACATGAAGCGATTAAACGAAAAGTTATGCAACCGCTTCTTTTGACAAAGCAAGAAGCAAGCGTTGATATTGTAGCTCAGACACTCGGCGGCGGATACTCTGCACAAGCTGATGCATTGAAACACGGAATTTCAAAAGCACTTGTAGCATATGATGAAGAGTTTAGAAAAATCCTTAAGCCACATGGACTTCTTACACGTGATTCACGTGTTGTTGAGCGTAAAAAATATGGTAAACATAAAGCTCGCCGAAGTCCTCAGTTCTCTAAACGTTAA
- a CDS encoding 4Fe-4S dicluster-binding protein, whose translation MKYLGWDELVPGAILFSFDKELEKDASEILPEDRPYAETNSYTAYVGDWRVLKPVYNRDLCIDCQFCWIYCPDISIISRDKKMIGVDYDHCKGCGICVEVCPTNPKSLLMFEERIDNDEALAQWPEKE comes from the coding sequence ATGAAATATCTTGGATGGGATGAACTTGTCCCGGGGGCTATTCTCTTTTCATTTGATAAAGAACTTGAAAAGGATGCATCAGAAATTTTACCAGAAGATAGACCATATGCAGAAACAAACTCTTATACAGCATATGTTGGAGATTGGCGAGTTTTAAAACCTGTTTATAACCGTGATCTTTGTATAGATTGTCAGTTCTGCTGGATCTATTGTCCTGATATTTCGATTATTTCAAGAGATAAAAAGATGATTGGTGTTGATTATGACCATTGTAAAGGGTGTGGTATTTGTGTTGAAGTATGTCCAACCAACCCTAAATCACTATTGATGTTTGAAGAGCGTATAGATAATGATGAAGCTCTGGCACAGTGGCCTGAGAAAGAGTAA
- a CDS encoding rhodanese-like domain-containing protein yields the protein MKKLITFILFLPYFLFAQVKDIDINTFENMKQNGVPVIDIRTQQEWKETGIIDNSKTIEFFHPDGSYNVEQFLDRLKKLGIDRDKPFVLVCRSSNRTKLLGNFLSNKLGYKEVYHLKGGIINWKAHGKPLKPYHK from the coding sequence ATGAAAAAACTTATTACATTCATCCTTTTTTTACCATACTTCCTTTTTGCACAAGTAAAAGATATAGATATTAATACTTTTGAAAATATGAAACAAAATGGGGTGCCTGTCATAGATATTCGTACTCAGCAAGAGTGGAAAGAGACAGGTATTATAGATAACAGTAAAACAATAGAGTTCTTTCATCCAGATGGAAGTTATAATGTTGAGCAATTTTTAGATAGACTAAAAAAACTTGGTATTGATAGAGACAAGCCTTTTGTATTGGTGTGCCGTTCATCAAATAGAACAAAATTGTTAGGTAATTTTCTTTCTAATAAATTGGGTTATAAAGAGGTCTATCATCTCAAAGGCGGTATAATCAATTGGAAAGCTCATGGAAAACCGCTTAAACCATATCATAAATGA